In Bacillota bacterium, one DNA window encodes the following:
- the mutS gene encoding DNA mismatch repair protein MutS, which produces MMQQYFSIKNQYKDCLLLYRLGDFYELFAEDAKVASKVLDITLTGRDAGLDERIPMCGVPHHAADSYIATLVKKGYKVAICEQVEDPKEAKGVVKREVVRVITPGTVIDQDILPHKANNYLAVLSWHQKTVGVASVDVSTGEFRVTEFSGSNGQQSLLTELERLRPAECLADPQLLEQRGIRDEIAKALGAAPAAYDSRAFHRDAAYRSLTQQFRVSSLMGFNLEDKPAAIKAAGALLSYLGETQMRSLSHISSVQYYLPDGFMAIDSSTRRNLELTETLRQGSFHGSLLWVLDDTQTAMGGRRLRQWVEMPLIDIEAIKSRQELVQALYEDTMLRATLRESLSQISDIERLCSKAVYGSANARELVLLRHSLQQLPAIYQVLKDSSSSPLRQVADQLDLLTDLTTLLEAALVDEPPISVREGGLIRPGYHAELDKLRELSIDGRRWVARLEQSERERTGIKSLKVGFNKVFGYYIEVTKANLDLVPENYHRKQTLANSERYITQELKEWESQILGAQERSVELEYELFVEVREKVSQAATRLLGTASVIAALDALCSLAQVAVDRNYVRPVLSPPGRIEIVGGRHPVVEAMLTGTRFVPNDVLLDRSHTQIMILTGPNMAGKSTYLRMVACIALLAQIGSFVPAESANIGLVDRIFTRVGASDDLGTGQSTFMVEMNEVMLALSQGTSRSLVIIDELGRGTSTYDGMALARAIAEYIHDHLGALTIFSTHYHELADLELSHHRVKNYRLEVLERGSDVIFLYKVARGRADKSYGIHVAKLAGLPRDVIHRAQAILEELETTQSFKQMDLGLLAEEAAATQEQESLGCSLTAAKRIVEELTALDLNRLTPLEAINLLAVWQALVNQE; this is translated from the coding sequence ATGATGCAACAGTATTTCTCCATCAAGAACCAATACAAAGACTGCTTGCTCTTGTACCGCCTGGGGGATTTCTACGAGCTCTTTGCTGAGGACGCCAAGGTCGCCTCAAAGGTATTAGATATTACTCTAACCGGGCGGGATGCTGGATTAGATGAGCGAATTCCCATGTGCGGCGTACCCCATCATGCCGCGGATTCATACATCGCTACTTTGGTGAAAAAGGGGTATAAGGTTGCCATTTGTGAACAGGTAGAAGACCCCAAGGAGGCCAAAGGGGTGGTGAAGCGGGAAGTAGTCCGGGTGATTACTCCCGGGACCGTGATTGACCAAGATATTCTGCCCCACAAAGCCAATAACTACCTTGCGGTTTTATCCTGGCATCAGAAAACCGTGGGAGTGGCCAGCGTCGATGTCTCCACGGGAGAGTTCAGGGTGACGGAGTTTTCTGGCAGCAATGGGCAGCAGTCCCTGCTGACGGAGCTGGAAAGGTTGCGCCCAGCTGAGTGCTTGGCCGATCCTCAGCTCCTGGAGCAAAGGGGAATCCGCGACGAGATTGCAAAAGCCCTAGGTGCCGCCCCAGCAGCCTACGACTCCCGGGCCTTTCATCGCGATGCTGCTTACCGGAGCCTAACCCAGCAGTTTAGAGTTTCCTCCTTGATGGGCTTTAACCTTGAGGACAAACCGGCGGCAATCAAGGCCGCGGGCGCACTGCTGAGCTACCTGGGAGAAACCCAGATGCGCAGCCTATCACACATCTCATCGGTACAATACTACCTGCCCGATGGTTTTATGGCCATTGATAGTTCCACCCGTCGCAATCTGGAGCTAACGGAAACCCTGCGTCAAGGCTCCTTTCACGGCTCTTTGCTGTGGGTGTTGGACGATACCCAAACGGCAATGGGCGGCCGAAGACTACGCCAATGGGTGGAAATGCCTCTGATCGACATCGAAGCCATCAAATCCCGCCAAGAACTGGTACAAGCTCTCTACGAGGACACTATGCTTCGGGCCACCCTGCGGGAGAGTCTCAGTCAAATCTCTGACATTGAGCGCTTGTGCAGCAAAGCCGTCTATGGTTCGGCTAACGCCAGAGAACTGGTGTTACTTCGTCACTCCCTGCAGCAGCTGCCAGCCATCTATCAAGTGCTAAAGGATAGCTCATCTTCGCCTTTGCGCCAGGTTGCAGACCAATTGGATCTACTGACGGATCTCACCACGCTGTTGGAGGCGGCCCTAGTGGACGAGCCTCCCATTTCTGTGCGAGAGGGAGGACTGATTCGTCCCGGGTATCACGCTGAGCTTGATAAATTGCGGGAGCTGAGTATCGACGGTAGGCGGTGGGTAGCTCGCCTGGAACAATCGGAACGAGAACGAACGGGAATCAAATCCCTGAAGGTGGGCTTTAACAAGGTCTTTGGCTATTACATTGAGGTTACAAAAGCGAACCTTGACCTGGTGCCCGAGAATTACCATCGCAAGCAAACCCTGGCCAACTCCGAACGGTACATTACCCAGGAGCTGAAGGAATGGGAGAGTCAAATCCTGGGTGCACAGGAGCGCTCCGTCGAGCTGGAATACGAACTTTTTGTTGAGGTACGAGAAAAGGTATCTCAGGCTGCCACCAGGCTGCTGGGTACCGCTTCAGTGATTGCCGCCCTCGATGCCCTCTGTAGTTTAGCTCAGGTGGCTGTGGACCGCAATTATGTCCGTCCGGTGCTCTCACCACCAGGAAGAATTGAAATCGTCGGTGGCAGGCATCCCGTGGTTGAGGCGATGTTGACGGGAACAAGATTTGTTCCCAACGATGTTTTGCTCGATCGCTCCCACACTCAGATCATGATTTTGACAGGACCCAACATGGCGGGAAAAAGTACCTACCTGCGAATGGTGGCCTGCATCGCCTTATTGGCACAAATCGGCAGTTTTGTTCCGGCGGAATCGGCGAATATCGGTTTAGTAGACCGGATCTTCACCCGAGTGGGGGCTTCCGATGACCTGGGCACCGGGCAAAGTACCTTTATGGTGGAGATGAACGAAGTCATGTTGGCCCTTTCCCAGGGAACCTCTCGCTCCCTGGTGATTATCGACGAGTTGGGGCGAGGAACCTCCACCTATGATGGCATGGCTCTAGCCCGGGCTATTGCCGAATACATTCACGACCACTTGGGAGCTCTAACCATCTTTTCTACCCACTACCACGAGTTGGCGGATCTAGAGCTGAGTCATCATCGGGTAAAGAACTACCGTCTAGAGGTGTTGGAACGGGGCTCCGACGTGATTTTCCTGTACAAGGTAGCCAGAGGCAGAGCTGACAAGAGCTACGGAATCCATGTCGCTAAACTAGCGGGATTGCCCCGGGATGTAATCCATAGGGCACAGGCGATCCTTGAGGAGTTGGAGACGACCCAAAGTTTCAAACAGATGGATCTGGGATTATTAGCCGAGGAAGCGGCCGCCACCCAGGAACAAGAATCCCTGGGCTGTAGTTTGACGGCGGCCAAACGAATTGTCGAGGAGTTGACGGCCCTGGATCTCAACCGACTGACGCCCTTGGAAGCCATTAACTTGCTGGCGGTTTGGCAGGCACTGGTCAATCAGGAGTGA
- the mutL gene encoding DNA mismatch repair endonuclease MutL, translated as MKRIRVLGDGLANKIAAGEVVERPASVVKELVENSLDAGATIIQITIAQGGKELIQVEDNGAGIPSDDVPLAFERHATSKLQSSDDLFAISTLGFRGEALPSIAAVSQMTLITKTTDEPAGSLVEVHGGQLIKHQPIGASNGTSITVRQLFYNTPVRYKFLKQDATERRYILDTVTQIAMAHPEVRFTLIADGTELFKTAGDGDTLSVILAAYGRKVAEAMIPVDRTKDLVRVVGYVSKPHLHRGTRKDETFLVNGRVIASRMLSSALERGYQSLLPARRFPIGVLGLELDPSLVDVNVHPAKAEVRFQEEREIFQRVMFAVKEALLSQDLSSSYALESKAPPQSQRMDYREYRQKLASPSPSQSYSDHKPLLWGRDEVAASGPVVSRPITQPREQSSLSTFIRERDQDLWARKKVVDVVANSNPAEGRLHSHPMWSGLVPMGQWINTYIVLGHRDALWLIDQHIAHERVLYEKLRSSYRRNIGSQPLLLPLHLELPPSQAAVLADHLEMLTELSFGIEEFGGGGFLVRSVPLILGQRLEQASIEEMIVELIEHWEKGGDKLDATITTMACRAAIKAGDSVSWSEIEDILLDLAETENPYTCPHGRPIIVKLGLPEVERRFGRR; from the coding sequence ATGAAGCGAATTAGGGTACTAGGCGATGGGTTAGCAAACAAAATCGCTGCCGGCGAGGTGGTGGAGCGGCCGGCTTCAGTGGTTAAGGAGCTGGTGGAAAACTCCCTTGACGCGGGGGCTACAATCATCCAGATCACCATCGCCCAGGGGGGCAAGGAACTGATCCAAGTTGAAGACAACGGTGCTGGGATCCCCAGCGACGATGTTCCGTTGGCCTTTGAACGCCATGCCACCAGCAAGCTGCAATCCTCAGATGATTTGTTTGCCATCTCAACCCTGGGATTTCGGGGTGAAGCGCTGCCTAGTATCGCCGCGGTGAGTCAGATGACACTGATTACCAAGACCACCGATGAACCGGCAGGCTCCCTGGTGGAAGTCCACGGTGGCCAACTGATTAAGCATCAGCCCATTGGAGCCAGCAACGGTACCAGCATTACGGTGCGACAGCTCTTTTACAACACCCCGGTACGCTACAAGTTTCTGAAACAGGATGCGACGGAACGCCGCTACATCCTAGATACCGTAACCCAAATTGCCATGGCGCATCCCGAGGTGCGTTTCACCTTAATCGCGGATGGAACGGAGCTCTTTAAAACCGCCGGGGACGGCGATACCCTATCGGTGATCCTAGCGGCCTATGGCCGCAAGGTCGCCGAGGCCATGATCCCCGTCGATCGAACCAAGGATCTGGTGCGAGTGGTGGGCTATGTCTCTAAACCCCACCTCCACCGAGGCACCCGAAAGGACGAAACATTTCTCGTGAATGGCAGGGTAATTGCCTCCCGGATGTTATCCAGTGCCCTGGAAAGGGGATACCAATCCCTACTGCCGGCACGGCGCTTTCCCATCGGGGTCCTGGGCCTGGAACTAGATCCCAGCTTAGTGGATGTCAACGTGCATCCAGCTAAGGCCGAGGTCCGATTTCAGGAGGAGCGGGAGATTTTCCAAAGGGTGATGTTTGCTGTCAAAGAGGCTTTGTTGTCCCAGGACTTGTCCAGCTCCTATGCCCTGGAGAGCAAGGCTCCCCCTCAAAGTCAAAGGATGGATTATCGGGAGTATCGCCAAAAACTTGCCAGCCCCTCACCCTCCCAGAGTTATTCGGACCACAAGCCCCTCCTGTGGGGAAGGGATGAGGTGGCGGCCTCGGGCCCGGTGGTTTCCAGGCCGATAACACAGCCCAGGGAACAGAGTTCCCTTTCCACCTTTATCAGAGAGCGGGACCAAGACCTATGGGCCAGGAAAAAGGTAGTTGATGTCGTTGCGAACAGCAATCCGGCGGAAGGGCGACTCCACTCCCATCCGATGTGGTCGGGATTGGTACCAATGGGTCAATGGATCAATACCTATATAGTATTGGGGCATCGGGATGCTCTGTGGTTAATCGATCAACACATAGCCCATGAGCGGGTATTGTATGAAAAGCTGCGGTCTTCCTACCGGCGCAACATCGGCAGCCAACCCCTGCTGTTACCCCTGCATCTGGAACTTCCCCCCAGTCAGGCGGCGGTTCTAGCCGATCATCTCGAAATGCTTACGGAACTCTCCTTTGGCATTGAAGAGTTTGGCGGAGGGGGCTTTCTGGTGAGGAGTGTTCCCTTGATTTTGGGCCAGCGCTTGGAGCAGGCTAGTATCGAAGAGATGATTGTAGAACTGATTGAACATTGGGAGAAGGGTGGCGACAAACTAGATGCCACTATTACGACTATGGCCTGTAGAGCTGCGATCAAGGCTGGGGATTCCGTGTCCTGGTCAGAGATAGAGGACATTCTCTTAGACTTGGCGGAAACGGAGAATCCCTATACCTGTCCCCATGGACGGCCAATTATCGTCAAGTTGGGGTTGCCTGAGGTGGAAAGGCGCTTTGGTCGTCGCTAA
- the miaA gene encoding tRNA (adenosine(37)-N6)-dimethylallyltransferase MiaA, translated as MSRDPILVIVGPTAVGKTELAVKVAQRLNAEIISADSMQIYRGMDVGTAKPTPEEQGGIVHHMIDVVDPDQDFTVAQYQEMVEEILASISARGKRALLTGGTGLYVKAVIDGFDFPAQPEDFQLRRQLQQIAQTQGPKALHDKLQRVDPVSARRLHPNDVRRVIRAWEVYEVTGTPLSELLERQEHRPPRHEALFFGLTRPREELYLRCDQRVDLMLEQGLLDEVKQLLERGFDQRGTALQAIGYKELIGYLQGQYDWEEGIRLLKRNTRRYAKRQYTWFLRDRRIQWIDVSTVGPEQAVEEIVSEYQRRAAKDSES; from the coding sequence GTGAGCAGGGATCCGATTTTGGTGATTGTGGGGCCCACGGCCGTTGGCAAAACAGAATTGGCTGTCAAAGTGGCGCAGAGACTAAATGCGGAAATTATCAGCGCCGATTCGATGCAGATCTATCGAGGAATGGATGTGGGGACCGCCAAGCCAACTCCCGAGGAGCAAGGAGGAATTGTTCACCACATGATTGATGTGGTGGATCCCGATCAGGATTTCACCGTAGCCCAATACCAGGAGATGGTCGAGGAAATACTGGCCTCCATCTCGGCTCGGGGCAAACGGGCTTTGCTGACCGGCGGCACAGGGCTTTATGTCAAAGCGGTGATCGACGGATTCGACTTTCCGGCCCAACCAGAGGATTTTCAACTGCGTCGTCAACTGCAGCAGATAGCACAGACCCAGGGGCCCAAGGCATTACACGACAAACTGCAGCGGGTTGACCCGGTCAGTGCCAGGCGCCTACATCCCAACGATGTGCGGCGGGTTATTCGGGCCTGGGAGGTGTATGAAGTTACCGGGACCCCCCTCAGTGAGCTCCTTGAGCGGCAGGAGCATCGCCCCCCGAGACACGAAGCCCTGTTCTTTGGCCTGACCAGACCCCGGGAGGAACTCTATCTTCGGTGTGATCAGCGAGTAGACCTGATGCTCGAACAGGGCCTACTTGACGAGGTAAAGCAGCTGTTGGAGCGGGGATTTGACCAAAGGGGTACTGCGCTGCAGGCCATCGGCTACAAGGAGCTTATCGGGTATTTGCAGGGACAATACGACTGGGAAGAAGGAATTCGCTTACTCAAGAGAAACACCCGGCGCTATGCAAAAAGACAATATACCTGGTTTCTGCGGGATCGCCGCATTCAGTGGATTGATGTCAGTACTGTGGGCCCTGAGCAGGCAGTCGAAGAGATCGTCAGTGAGTATCAAAGGAGAGCTGCCAAAGACAGCGAAAGTTAA
- the hfq gene encoding RNA chaperone Hfq, which translates to MKQSPSLQDFYLNQVMKEKVPVVIYLVNGVQLRGVVSGFDNFTVLFETDGKSELIYKHAVSTISPQSNMNIGWQARSQPEI; encoded by the coding sequence ATGAAACAATCGCCCAGTCTTCAGGACTTCTACTTGAACCAAGTGATGAAAGAGAAGGTCCCTGTGGTGATTTATCTGGTCAATGGCGTCCAATTGCGGGGCGTCGTGAGTGGTTTCGACAACTTTACCGTCTTGTTTGAAACCGATGGCAAGAGTGAACTGATTTATAAACACGCAGTGTCCACGATATCACCGCAGAGCAATATGAATATTGGGTGGCAGGCGAGAAGCCAGCCAGAGATCTAA
- a CDS encoding AAA family ATPase: MIPVKTLIHHPTTDSEILDLIIQGKITPLEAFALFQELDQGRYSPRIGGHKPKEGLSNQEQLAAAMEELDQLIGLDNVKAAIKEIQAFVQIQQLRREMGLAAEPVVLHAVFSGNPGTGKTTVARILGRIYRAMGILPQGHLVEVERADLVGEYIGHTATKTREQIKKAMGGVLFVDEAYSLARGGAKDFGKEAIDTLVKAMEDYKNEFILILAGYRDEMETFLQVNPGLKSRFPLHLKFRDYSERELISIAEQMFSQRQYHLTPRAKIKLIYLIEEAKRNSQGNFGNARTVRNLVEKAIRRQAVRLVAQQRPGKEELMSIETVDITRG, translated from the coding sequence GTGATTCCAGTGAAGACCTTGATTCATCATCCAACCACAGACTCAGAGATCTTGGATTTGATCATTCAGGGCAAGATCACACCCTTAGAGGCCTTTGCGCTCTTTCAGGAGCTAGACCAAGGCCGATACAGCCCACGAATTGGTGGCCATAAGCCGAAGGAAGGATTGTCCAACCAAGAGCAACTGGCGGCGGCGATGGAGGAATTAGACCAGCTGATCGGATTGGACAACGTGAAAGCCGCAATCAAGGAAATCCAGGCCTTTGTACAGATCCAACAACTGCGACGGGAAATGGGCCTGGCAGCCGAGCCCGTAGTGCTACATGCCGTCTTTTCGGGAAACCCCGGCACCGGTAAGACCACCGTAGCTCGCATCTTGGGCCGGATTTATCGCGCCATGGGAATCCTGCCACAGGGGCATCTGGTGGAGGTGGAAAGGGCTGACTTGGTCGGCGAATACATCGGTCACACTGCCACCAAGACTAGGGAACAGATCAAGAAGGCGATGGGTGGGGTATTGTTTGTCGACGAGGCATATTCTTTAGCACGGGGAGGAGCTAAGGACTTTGGTAAAGAGGCCATCGACACCCTTGTCAAAGCGATGGAGGATTACAAGAACGAGTTTATCCTGATTCTGGCGGGCTACCGGGATGAAATGGAGACCTTCCTCCAGGTGAACCCAGGCCTCAAGTCGCGATTTCCGCTGCATCTTAAGTTCAGGGACTACTCGGAAAGGGAATTGATCTCCATTGCAGAACAGATGTTCTCTCAGAGACAGTATCATCTGACCCCCCGAGCGAAAATCAAACTGATTTACCTCATCGAAGAGGCCAAGCGCAACTCCCAGGGTAATTTCGGTAATGCCCGTACCGTTCGAAACCTGGTGGAGAAGGCAATTAGGCGACAGGCTGTGCGATTAGTGGCGCAACAGCGCCCCGGCAAGGAGGAATTGATGTCCATCGAAACCGTAGACATCACAAGGGGGTAG
- a CDS encoding GTP-binding protein HSR1 — MKQCVVVGKTNVGKTLFALRFAAMLGQQEAVVTFRPANGPDVNQRIPLAKGETTLTGETPHLTRCLQSLELTLPKGKGRRSLTLVDTCGLIEGIHPNEEIRQAMAQTLAAIRQAEVVLHMVDITQTCQPGSASCLGPVDYQVAQFAGLRPGYALLANKMDLPGAQEKLKKLRTEFTDYVIIALSVLRGQGMKEVKQFVWRHL, encoded by the coding sequence TTGAAGCAGTGTGTGGTGGTCGGAAAGACAAACGTGGGCAAGACCCTATTTGCCTTGAGATTTGCCGCGATGCTGGGCCAGCAGGAGGCAGTGGTCACCTTTCGTCCCGCTAATGGTCCTGACGTGAATCAGAGAATTCCCCTGGCCAAGGGAGAGACAACTTTGACCGGGGAAACTCCCCATTTGACTCGCTGTCTGCAATCCTTGGAGCTTACTTTGCCCAAGGGTAAAGGACGTAGGAGTTTGACCTTGGTGGATACCTGCGGTTTGATTGAGGGAATTCATCCCAACGAGGAGATTCGACAGGCCATGGCCCAGACCTTGGCCGCCATCAGGCAGGCAGAGGTTGTGCTCCACATGGTGGACATTACTCAAACCTGCCAACCGGGTTCTGCCAGTTGTCTGGGACCGGTGGACTACCAAGTGGCGCAATTTGCTGGACTTCGCCCCGGTTATGCCCTATTGGCCAACAAGATGGATCTGCCCGGGGCCCAGGAGAAACTAAAAAAGCTTCGCACTGAGTTTACCGACTATGTCATCATTGCCCTATCGGTACTGCGGGGCCAGGGGATGAAGGAGGTGAAGCAATTTGTTTGGCGTCATCTCTAG
- a CDS encoding LL-diaminopimelate aminotransferase, whose translation MYTAKRIQKLPPYLFASIDQEIAEAKAKGVDIINLGMGDPDRPTPDNIVAKLVEQAQNPATHRYPSYSGMREFRQAVADWYRDRFAVGLDPDTEVVALIGSKEGIAHISLCFVDPGDINLVPDPGYPVYATGTMFAGGESYKMPLLEENGFLPDLNQIPEEVAKKARLMFLNYPNNPTGAIADEKFFREVIAFAKAYDIIVCHDAAYTEVAFDGYQPISFLQVPGAKEVGIEFHSLSKSFNMTGWRLGWAVGNSQVIEALGRLKSNIDSGVWEAVQYAGIEALRGPKESIEAMQQLYARRRDVAVAGLEKLGWQLKKPQATIYLWPRVPKGYTATEFAQMLLEKTGVVVTPGIGYGEYGEGYFRISLCVEESRLAEAIERMESAGIRFQP comes from the coding sequence ATGTATACGGCTAAGCGAATTCAGAAGTTACCACCATATCTATTTGCCAGTATTGACCAAGAGATTGCCGAAGCTAAGGCCAAGGGCGTGGATATTATCAACTTGGGTATGGGGGATCCCGATCGACCTACACCCGACAACATCGTCGCCAAGCTCGTGGAGCAGGCGCAAAACCCGGCAACCCATCGTTATCCTTCCTACTCGGGAATGCGGGAGTTTCGCCAGGCTGTTGCCGACTGGTACCGGGATAGATTTGCGGTGGGGCTAGACCCTGATACCGAGGTTGTGGCATTGATTGGGTCCAAGGAAGGCATTGCCCACATTTCCCTGTGTTTTGTCGACCCCGGTGATATCAACTTGGTTCCTGATCCTGGATACCCTGTATACGCTACAGGAACGATGTTTGCCGGCGGCGAAAGTTACAAAATGCCACTACTGGAGGAAAATGGCTTTCTCCCCGACCTGAATCAGATTCCAGAGGAGGTCGCCAAGAAGGCCCGGCTGATGTTTCTCAACTACCCAAACAACCCCACGGGCGCCATCGCCGATGAGAAATTTTTCCGTGAAGTCATTGCCTTTGCCAAGGCCTATGACATTATTGTTTGTCATGACGCTGCCTACACTGAGGTGGCCTTTGATGGGTATCAGCCCATCAGCTTTCTCCAGGTACCGGGAGCCAAAGAGGTGGGGATTGAGTTCCACTCTCTGTCTAAGTCCTTTAACATGACAGGATGGCGGTTGGGTTGGGCAGTGGGCAATTCCCAGGTAATCGAAGCCTTGGGCCGGCTCAAGAGTAATATTGACTCCGGTGTATGGGAAGCTGTACAATATGCCGGGATCGAAGCCCTTAGAGGACCCAAGGAGAGCATAGAGGCCATGCAGCAGCTGTATGCTCGACGAAGGGATGTGGCCGTTGCAGGCTTGGAGAAATTGGGCTGGCAGCTGAAGAAACCCCAAGCCACCATTTATCTTTGGCCCCGGGTTCCCAAGGGGTACACCGCCACCGAGTTTGCTCAGATGCTGCTTGAAAAGACTGGTGTAGTGGTGACTCCGGGGATAGGGTACGGTGAATACGGTGAAGGCTATTTTCGTATCTCCCTATGTGTGGAGGAGTCCCGCTTAGCGGAAGCCATCGAAAGGATGGAGTCGGCTGGGATTAGATT